A stretch of the Rufibacter tibetensis genome encodes the following:
- a CDS encoding JAB domain-containing protein, with protein sequence MTYRSKVKASPRAKITCSEDTYDLLLKNWDPGKLELVEHFKVLLLNRAKQVLGTYELSSGGIAGTVADPKLIFVSTIKACASGVILCHNHPSGNRQPSPADIQLTKKVKEGGALLNIAILDHIILTSGGTSPWQTKGSCSPFFVIWEIKGKQLSAILSHCPKCTCPHCFCSVLFKRAKG encoded by the coding sequence TTGACTTATCGTTCCAAAGTGAAAGCCTCCCCGCGCGCGAAGATCACCTGCTCGGAAGACACCTACGACCTCTTGCTGAAAAACTGGGACCCAGGGAAGCTGGAGCTCGTAGAACATTTTAAAGTATTACTTCTCAACAGGGCCAAACAGGTACTGGGTACATACGAACTCTCCAGTGGAGGCATTGCGGGGACGGTAGCTGATCCAAAGCTCATCTTCGTGTCAACGATAAAGGCCTGCGCGAGTGGGGTGATCCTTTGCCATAACCATCCTTCAGGAAACAGGCAGCCCAGCCCGGCCGACATCCAGCTGACCAAAAAGGTGAAAGAAGGAGGTGCCTTGCTGAATATTGCCATCCTTGATCACATCATCCTGACCAGTGGGGGTACCTCTCCATGGCAGACGAAGGGCTCCTGTAGCCCTTTTTTTGTCATTTGGGAAATTAAAGGTAAACAGCTTTCTGCGATTCTATCCCACTGCCCGAAATGCACTTGTCCACACTGTTTTTGCTCTGTCTTGTTCAAGAGGGCTAAAGGATAA
- a CDS encoding helix-turn-helix domain-containing protein has translation MNAINSVSEFHRLLSLPEPRHPLVSVIDLAESVFLEDKVWKGFVNRFYCVALKREAKGKIRYGQQHYDYDNGVLSFTAPNQVQYLDLQHMECGSGYLLIFHPDFLLTHSLASTIYSYGFFSYAVHEALHLSAEEEADLIDILSKIDKECLRIDKHTQEIILSQIELLLNYSNRFYERQFITRKNHNHQLLTKFELLVEEYFNTDTAMQQGLLTVQRIAERMNLSPNYLSDFLRLHTGQNTQQHIHEKLIEKAKEKLSTTNLSVSEIAYALGFEYAQSFSTLFKKKTEMSPLEFRQSFN, from the coding sequence ATGAACGCCATTAATTCTGTTTCAGAGTTTCACCGGTTATTGTCTTTGCCCGAACCCCGCCATCCGCTGGTGAGTGTCATTGACCTGGCAGAAAGCGTTTTCCTGGAAGACAAGGTTTGGAAAGGTTTTGTAAACCGGTTCTATTGCGTAGCCTTAAAAAGAGAAGCCAAGGGTAAAATAAGGTATGGTCAGCAACACTACGATTACGATAACGGGGTATTAAGTTTTACGGCACCCAATCAGGTGCAGTATCTGGATCTGCAGCATATGGAATGCGGATCGGGCTATCTGCTCATCTTCCATCCGGATTTTTTGCTTACCCATTCATTGGCAAGCACCATTTACAGTTATGGTTTCTTCTCTTATGCGGTCCACGAGGCGCTGCATCTTTCCGCCGAAGAAGAAGCCGATCTTATTGATATTCTCAGCAAGATCGACAAAGAATGCCTGCGTATCGATAAACACACACAGGAAATTATTCTATCGCAAATTGAATTGCTGCTCAACTATTCCAACCGCTTTTACGAGCGACAGTTCATCACCCGCAAAAACCACAACCATCAACTGCTTACGAAATTTGAACTTCTTGTTGAGGAGTATTTTAATACCGATACTGCCATGCAACAGGGGCTTTTGACGGTGCAACGTATTGCGGAACGCATGAACCTGTCGCCCAACTATCTAAGCGATTTCCTGCGCCTGCATACCGGACAAAACACGCAACAACATATCCACGAGAAGTTGATCGAAAAAGCAAAAGAAAAACTATCCACTACCAATTTATCGGTGAGTGAGATCGCTTATGCTTTGGGCTTTGAATATGCCCAGTCATTCAGTACACTTTTCAAAAAGAAAACCGAAATGTCACCTCTGGAGTTTCGACAGTCATTCAACTGA
- a CDS encoding aldo/keto reductase — MEIKKVTLGSQGLLVPSIGLGCMGMTGFEEANMYGEADEQEAFATIHRSLELGGNFLDTADLYGPLKNEQLIAKAIKGNRSSYIVATKFGWEIGDNNKVTWAINGKREYVKKALERSLKNLNTDYIDLYYLHRLDKDTPIEETVAAMGELVKEGKVGYIGLSEVSSETVKRAHAVHPITAVQSEYSLFERTVEERGILQTLHELGIGFVAYSPLGRGFLSGQIRTMDDLPENDFRRAIPRFQEAHFPKNLELVKAIETLAREKNVTPSQLALAWIMAKDIVPIPGTKRRKYLEQNIAATAIQLSGEDLSSLEGIVPLGTDTGKPYDEFSMGLID, encoded by the coding sequence ATGGAAATAAAGAAAGTAACCTTGGGAAGCCAGGGTTTGCTTGTGCCAAGTATCGGTCTGGGGTGTATGGGTATGACCGGCTTCGAGGAAGCAAACATGTACGGGGAGGCAGACGAGCAGGAAGCCTTCGCCACCATCCACCGATCCCTTGAGTTAGGCGGCAACTTTTTAGACACGGCAGACTTGTATGGCCCATTAAAGAATGAGCAGCTTATCGCGAAAGCTATCAAGGGCAACCGCAGCAGTTACATTGTCGCGACCAAATTCGGATGGGAAATAGGCGATAACAACAAGGTAACCTGGGCCATCAATGGCAAAAGGGAATATGTAAAAAAAGCGTTGGAGCGTTCCCTTAAAAACCTTAACACCGATTATATAGACTTGTATTACCTGCACCGGCTTGATAAAGACACGCCCATCGAAGAAACGGTTGCCGCGATGGGCGAGCTGGTGAAAGAAGGGAAAGTGGGTTATATCGGCTTATCAGAAGTTTCCTCGGAAACGGTAAAAAGAGCGCATGCGGTTCACCCGATCACGGCAGTACAAAGTGAATATTCGTTGTTTGAGCGTACAGTGGAAGAACGGGGCATTCTGCAAACCTTACATGAGCTGGGAATAGGTTTCGTGGCCTACTCACCGCTAGGCCGCGGGTTTTTATCCGGGCAGATCCGTACCATGGATGATCTGCCGGAGAATGATTTCCGCCGGGCAATCCCCCGCTTTCAGGAAGCCCACTTCCCTAAAAATTTAGAGTTAGTCAAAGCGATTGAGACCTTGGCGAGGGAAAAAAACGTTACTCCTTCCCAGTTGGCATTGGCCTGGATCATGGCCAAGGACATTGTACCCATTCCAGGCACCAAACGGAGAAAATACCTGGAGCAGAATATAGCGGCCACCGCTATTCAACTAAGCGGAGAAGACCTGTCTAGTCTGGAAGGTATTGTGCCGTTAGGTACTGACACCGGTAAACCATACGATGAGTTCAGCATGGGGCTTATTGATTGA
- a CDS encoding IS110 family transposase, whose product MKPHVLKQALGIDVAKDSLSLCLGTLTQDLEKQFVAGGDVANDPKGFQRMEKWLAKLEVHKEKLVVVMEATGVYHEALALYLHQKGYAVSVMQSGRVKRYAQSLSQRSKTDALDSRMLAMLGCERKLTPWSPPDGTLRHLKALSRERSFLLKEKNVEKNRLHAIEASAYGNPREVKRQAKRLKLVEAQLQEIEGEMKGLVAQDKALAGKIQCLESIPGVSFISAATVVGETCGFSEITSAKQLASYAGYDVVLKESGAFRGDTKISKKGNSHIRSILHMPSMTAVRVNPTLRQFYTRLKPNKAKPIVALVAVQRKLLLLMYSLFKRNEYYDPLFEIKKQQGPKPLLHRIEAI is encoded by the coding sequence ATGAAACCACATGTACTAAAGCAGGCCCTGGGAATAGACGTGGCCAAAGACTCTCTTTCCCTTTGCTTGGGCACCCTGACGCAGGATCTGGAAAAGCAGTTTGTTGCCGGTGGTGACGTGGCCAATGACCCCAAAGGTTTCCAAAGAATGGAGAAATGGCTAGCCAAGCTCGAAGTCCACAAGGAGAAACTGGTGGTCGTGATGGAAGCCACCGGGGTATACCATGAGGCCCTGGCGCTGTACCTGCACCAGAAAGGATATGCCGTCAGCGTGATGCAATCAGGACGGGTAAAGCGCTACGCCCAAAGCCTGAGCCAGCGCTCCAAGACGGACGCCCTGGACAGCCGGATGCTGGCCATGCTGGGCTGCGAGCGGAAACTGACGCCTTGGTCCCCACCGGACGGGACGCTGCGGCACCTGAAAGCCCTGAGCAGGGAGCGCTCCTTCCTGCTCAAGGAGAAAAACGTGGAAAAAAACCGGCTGCACGCAATAGAAGCCTCTGCCTACGGCAACCCACGGGAGGTAAAGCGCCAGGCAAAGCGGCTGAAGCTGGTGGAGGCGCAGCTCCAGGAAATCGAGGGGGAGATGAAAGGGCTGGTAGCGCAGGATAAAGCTCTGGCCGGGAAGATCCAGTGCCTGGAAAGCATACCGGGGGTATCTTTCATCTCGGCGGCGACGGTGGTTGGGGAGACCTGCGGCTTCAGCGAGATCACCAGCGCAAAGCAGCTGGCAAGCTATGCCGGGTATGATGTGGTGCTGAAGGAATCCGGCGCTTTCCGGGGCGACACCAAAATAAGCAAGAAAGGGAACAGCCACATCAGGAGCATACTCCACATGCCTTCCATGACGGCCGTGCGGGTCAATCCGACCCTGAGGCAGTTCTACACCCGGCTAAAGCCCAACAAGGCAAAGCCTATAGTGGCCCTGGTGGCGGTACAGCGAAAACTGCTGCTGCTCATGTACAGTCTGTTCAAGAGAAATGAGTACTACGACCCGCTATTTGAAATAAAAAAACAGCAAGGGCCGAAACCCTTGCTGCACAGGATAGAGGCAATTTAA